One stretch of Flavobacterium sp. 9 DNA includes these proteins:
- a CDS encoding non-ribosomal peptide synthetase, producing the protein MKNEIINKLLSLGVQLKIIDGNLKVNAPKGVLTNELLEEIKEHKAYLISLISSNVSIPKAKVMESYPLTPTQYFMWFTHEYLGGNKAYNITSTLKLSGKLNSALLEKAFQYVIERHESLRTSFRKNQSDEIQQYILTNEQTEFKLQTVDLKNSSVEQLHNQIKQEYQKAFDLEKDLLLSATLLKRNEEEHILLFVLHHIIGDGWSLQILTREVMLAYNSLASYEEIKLSELSIQYKDYSEWLNEKLVSSEYIGKLQYWKQQFETNSPVLNLVPRKRPVIKTYNGNIRNHKFSKQFLAELNAFGKEQQMTLFMLIVGGLNGLFSRYTGQTDITLGTTVAGRDHSDIENQIGLYSNALPIRTQFEKEDSFLSLMQKQKQTLIKAYENKEYPFTALVNQLSLPKDQSRSPLFDIMVLLQNHQGLELNDQKGIDGIVATEYSEIERGVSQLDISFVFVESEQGLTLNVEYNTDIYEEKFIDNLLNHFEAFVSAGLRKPEQAINAIEIVSPAEKNKLLNEFNSVLTPYDSSLTVVSLIQSKAKENENQTAFVHQGEKISYGQLEEYSNKLANCLEQQFKIKKGDFIGIELERNSWMIIAIIGALKAGAVYVPIDPAYPEARKNYIQQDSGCKLIINAEILEAFKSNLQTYDEVHIETISQKDLAYLIYTSGSTGNPKGVQITHESFVDYVLTFKNYFQLRAQDSVVQQASISFDTSIEEIFPILISGGTLYFHDEKGDFEALFRLCERHKITVLSTNPYALQYLNDVYENYNLSIRTLISGGDTLQADHVSNLWNKLSVFNTYGPTESTVCATYYQVTNKESVIPIGKPIANRQVYIIESDSTQLTPVGIVGELCISGQGISVGYLNQPELSKEKFIANPFISNTVMYRTGDLGYWMPDGNIGFIGRKDHQIKIRGYRVELGEIEHALQQDKTVATAVVLAKERAGEQVLVAYIVGENVDIEVLKKSLRTSLPEYMIPGFYVELDAIPLTSNGKIDKQSLLAIEDLGVKNNEYVAPGNDLESQMVLLWEEILGISKIGITTSFFDLGGHSLKVIRLINKLEKLGYKLKVKDVFESPTIIGIIEKLQVSSRAQFTKIPEQEYYPVTSSQRRLWTLSQFEGGSAAYNIANVLELKGKLDLSLFQKSVDKLIERHESLRTVFKADESGILHQYVLSPQSVICPIEVYQGLDDEEISATINSHVNHEFNLSVAPLLKVEIISLNDAHHLLLFNLHHIVGDGWSMEILSREIVAQYNHLKQVTGIELPDLPIQYKDYAYWYNSVPNQEKLAESGNYWREQFAGDIPVLELSTMATRPKVKTYNGDNVSHAFSVDFISKLRSFCHQNEATLFMALMAGLNGLFYRYSGQTDIIIGTPVAGRDYPDLEDQIGLYLNTLAIRTRFEVTDTYSSLVKKQKKILLDGYDNQSYPFDILIEELQLKRDLSRSALFDVMVVLHNQQDLFSKEETFSEIEIAPYKKIQKNTSQFDLSFSFAEGKESLNLTLNYNTDIYSKAFVQNLIQYLEGFISEGIEKPNYSIAKIDFVPNEEKQRLLYDYNATNVDYPKNRTIVDLIASQTLKTPDAIALVFENKTITYKELSVKSNQLAQYLLDHCAVNSGDFVGIKVKRDEKLIIAILAVLKIGATYVPIDLNYPEERIAYIEQDSNCKITITEKLLHDFEQANIKEAELPEIKITSDSLAYIIYTSGSTGKPKGVMLTHDNAVAFLDWSIEEFAATDFDILYAATSHCFDLSVFEMFYPLSTGKKIRIIANGLSIADYIDKDEKILINTVPSVVDNLLEREVSLKNVSALNMAGEPIPIALSNTLIKYPIEIRNLYGPSEDTTYSSCYRIEKKHEHSLPIGKPISNTHFYILSEELALQGEGLIGEICISGRGLSAGYLNKPDLTEEKFVSNPFDSETKLYRTGDLGYWMPDKNIGFAGRKDHQIKIRGYRIELGEIEHALQEDDTITNAVVLTKEHAGEKQIVSYLKGEKIDIQKTRNKLSQKLPGYMLPTYYLLLDEIPLTSNGKVDKTELLKLEVFKIKTSNYIAPTSETEERIVEIWQEILVLEKIGITDDFFELGGHSLKATELLSVIQKQFDVSINIKELFMHPTIQNLALNIENVKWLEEIDSERSVKKILI; encoded by the coding sequence ATGAAAAATGAAATTATAAATAAACTTCTTTCTTTAGGAGTTCAGTTGAAAATAATTGACGGTAATCTTAAGGTAAATGCTCCAAAGGGAGTATTGACAAATGAGTTATTAGAAGAAATTAAAGAGCATAAAGCATACTTAATCAGTTTGATTTCTTCTAATGTTTCAATTCCTAAGGCTAAGGTGATGGAAAGTTATCCGCTGACGCCAACACAATATTTTATGTGGTTTACACACGAATATCTGGGAGGAAACAAAGCATATAATATTACTTCGACATTGAAGTTGAGTGGAAAACTTAATAGTGCACTTCTGGAAAAAGCATTTCAATATGTTATAGAACGGCATGAATCACTCAGAACCAGTTTTAGAAAAAATCAAAGTGACGAAATACAACAGTATATCCTAACAAATGAGCAAACGGAGTTTAAGCTTCAAACCGTAGATCTGAAGAATTCTTCTGTTGAGCAACTTCACAATCAAATAAAACAAGAATACCAAAAAGCTTTTGATTTAGAGAAAGATCTTTTGCTAAGTGCTACTTTATTAAAGAGAAATGAAGAAGAACACATTCTGTTATTTGTACTGCACCATATCATAGGAGACGGCTGGTCATTACAAATACTTACCAGAGAAGTAATGTTGGCTTATAATAGTTTAGCCAGTTACGAAGAAATAAAATTATCTGAACTATCCATACAATACAAAGATTATAGCGAATGGCTTAATGAAAAGCTTGTAAGCTCTGAATATATTGGCAAATTGCAATATTGGAAACAGCAGTTTGAAACAAATTCTCCAGTATTGAATTTAGTTCCAAGAAAACGTCCTGTTATCAAAACTTATAATGGGAATATCCGAAATCATAAATTTTCAAAACAATTTTTAGCAGAATTAAACGCCTTTGGCAAAGAGCAGCAAATGACTTTGTTTATGCTTATAGTTGGAGGTCTTAATGGATTGTTTTCCAGATATACAGGTCAGACTGATATAACGCTTGGAACTACAGTTGCAGGAAGAGACCATTCTGATATTGAGAACCAAATAGGTTTATACTCCAATGCTTTGCCAATTAGGACACAATTTGAAAAAGAAGATAGTTTCCTGAGCCTGATGCAAAAGCAAAAGCAGACACTTATAAAGGCTTATGAAAACAAAGAGTATCCTTTTACAGCGCTTGTAAATCAATTATCACTTCCTAAAGATCAAAGCAGATCACCGTTGTTTGACATTATGGTGTTATTGCAAAATCACCAGGGATTGGAACTAAATGATCAGAAAGGAATAGACGGGATTGTTGCCACGGAATACTCCGAAATAGAAAGAGGCGTAAGCCAGTTAGATATTAGCTTTGTCTTTGTAGAAAGTGAACAAGGATTAACATTAAATGTGGAATACAATACAGATATCTATGAGGAAAAATTCATAGATAATTTGCTAAATCACTTCGAAGCATTTGTAAGCGCAGGTTTGAGAAAGCCCGAACAAGCAATTAATGCTATTGAAATTGTATCTCCGGCAGAAAAAAATAAACTTCTTAACGAATTCAATTCGGTTTTGACACCTTATGATTCTTCTTTGACCGTTGTAAGTCTTATACAATCAAAGGCTAAGGAAAACGAAAATCAAACAGCCTTTGTTCATCAGGGAGAGAAAATCAGCTATGGACAATTAGAAGAATACAGCAATAAATTGGCGAATTGTCTTGAACAACAATTCAAAATAAAAAAAGGTGACTTTATTGGAATTGAGCTGGAAAGAAATTCGTGGATGATTATTGCGATCATAGGCGCATTAAAAGCAGGAGCTGTCTACGTACCTATAGATCCAGCATATCCTGAAGCACGAAAAAATTATATACAACAAGACAGTGGATGTAAACTTATTATCAATGCTGAAATCTTAGAAGCGTTTAAAAGTAATTTACAGACGTACGATGAGGTGCATATTGAGACGATATCTCAAAAAGATTTGGCTTATTTGATATACACTTCAGGATCGACCGGAAATCCAAAAGGAGTTCAGATTACACATGAATCTTTTGTTGATTATGTATTAACTTTTAAAAATTATTTTCAATTAAGAGCTCAGGATAGTGTTGTGCAGCAAGCCAGCATTTCTTTTGATACTTCTATAGAAGAAATTTTTCCGATTCTTATTAGCGGAGGAACATTATATTTTCACGACGAAAAAGGCGATTTTGAAGCATTATTCAGGCTTTGTGAACGTCATAAAATTACTGTTTTAAGTACGAATCCGTATGCGCTGCAATATCTGAATGATGTATACGAGAACTATAATCTTAGTATTAGAACATTAATTAGTGGCGGCGATACTTTGCAAGCAGACCATGTTAGTAATTTATGGAATAAGCTTTCTGTATTTAATACTTATGGTCCAACAGAAAGTACTGTTTGTGCAACCTATTATCAAGTAACAAATAAAGAATCAGTTATTCCTATTGGGAAACCAATCGCAAACAGACAAGTATATATTATTGAATCTGATTCTACTCAATTAACTCCTGTTGGAATTGTTGGAGAACTCTGCATTTCCGGACAAGGAATATCAGTTGGTTATTTGAATCAGCCTGAATTGAGCAAGGAAAAATTTATAGCCAATCCTTTTATTTCTAATACTGTAATGTATCGCACCGGAGATCTTGGCTATTGGATGCCAGATGGAAATATAGGTTTTATAGGCAGAAAAGATCATCAGATAAAAATTCGCGGATATCGTGTAGAACTTGGTGAAATAGAACATGCGTTACAACAAGATAAAACAGTAGCAACTGCAGTAGTATTAGCCAAAGAACGCGCGGGAGAACAAGTTCTTGTTGCCTATATAGTTGGTGAAAATGTAGATATCGAAGTTTTAAAAAAATCCTTAAGAACTAGTTTACCGGAATATATGATTCCCGGATTTTATGTAGAACTGGATGCAATTCCTTTAACATCTAATGGAAAAATAGACAAACAATCATTATTGGCGATAGAAGATCTTGGAGTGAAAAACAACGAATATGTTGCTCCTGGAAACGATCTCGAATCACAAATGGTTTTGCTATGGGAAGAGATTTTAGGAATATCCAAAATCGGAATCACCACTAGTTTTTTTGATTTGGGAGGACACAGTCTGAAAGTGATCAGACTAATAAACAAATTAGAAAAATTAGGTTATAAATTAAAAGTCAAAGACGTTTTTGAATCCCCGACAATAATAGGGATCATAGAAAAACTACAAGTTTCTTCAAGAGCACAATTTACCAAAATACCGGAGCAGGAATATTATCCGGTGACTTCTTCGCAAAGACGTTTATGGACTTTAAGCCAATTTGAAGGAGGAAGCGCGGCTTATAACATTGCGAATGTGTTAGAATTGAAAGGCAAATTAGACCTGTCATTATTTCAAAAATCCGTTGATAAACTCATTGAACGACACGAAAGTCTTCGTACCGTTTTTAAAGCAGATGAATCAGGAATATTGCACCAATATGTTCTGTCTCCACAATCGGTTATTTGTCCAATTGAAGTGTATCAGGGATTAGATGACGAAGAAATATCTGCAACAATAAACAGTCACGTAAACCATGAGTTTAATTTGAGTGTTGCGCCATTGCTAAAAGTAGAAATTATAAGTCTTAACGATGCGCATCATTTGCTGTTGTTCAATCTTCACCATATTGTGGGAGATGGCTGGTCTATGGAAATTTTATCCAGAGAAATAGTAGCACAATATAACCATCTTAAACAGGTTACAGGAATCGAATTACCTGATTTGCCTATTCAGTATAAAGATTACGCTTATTGGTATAATAGTGTGCCAAATCAGGAAAAACTAGCCGAATCAGGAAACTATTGGCGGGAGCAATTTGCCGGTGATATTCCAGTATTGGAATTGTCGACTATGGCAACGCGACCAAAAGTAAAAACATATAATGGTGATAATGTTTCGCATGCTTTTTCAGTAGATTTCATCTCAAAACTAAGAAGTTTTTGCCACCAAAACGAAGCTACTTTGTTTATGGCATTAATGGCAGGATTGAACGGATTGTTTTATAGATACAGCGGACAAACCGATATAATAATCGGAACTCCGGTAGCAGGAAGAGATTATCCTGATTTAGAAGATCAAATAGGATTATACCTGAATACATTGGCGATTCGAACTCGTTTTGAAGTTACCGATACTTACAGCAGTTTAGTAAAAAAACAAAAAAAGATACTACTCGACGGATATGATAATCAGTCTTATCCATTTGATATTCTGATAGAAGAATTGCAGTTGAAGCGAGATCTTTCAAGGTCGGCACTATTTGATGTTATGGTAGTTTTACACAATCAGCAAGATCTTTTTTCTAAGGAAGAAACTTTCTCAGAAATAGAAATAGCGCCTTATAAAAAAATACAAAAGAATACAAGCCAATTCGATTTAAGCTTTTCTTTTGCCGAAGGAAAAGAGAGTTTAAATCTGACCTTGAACTATAATACTGATATATATAGCAAGGCTTTTGTTCAAAATCTAATACAATATTTAGAAGGATTTATTTCTGAAGGTATAGAAAAACCAAACTATAGTATTGCTAAAATCGACTTTGTACCTAACGAAGAAAAACAACGCCTGCTGTACGATTATAATGCAACAAATGTTGACTATCCAAAAAACAGAACAATAGTAGACTTAATAGCATCACAAACCCTAAAAACACCGGATGCCATTGCGCTTGTTTTTGAAAATAAAACGATTACGTACAAAGAGTTATCTGTAAAATCGAATCAGTTAGCACAATATCTATTGGATCATTGCGCTGTAAATTCAGGAGATTTTGTAGGTATAAAAGTAAAAAGAGACGAGAAATTAATTATAGCCATTTTGGCGGTATTAAAAATCGGGGCGACTTACGTTCCTATAGATCTAAATTATCCGGAAGAACGAATCGCTTATATCGAGCAGGATAGTAATTGTAAAATTACAATAACAGAAAAACTGTTGCATGATTTTGAGCAAGCGAATATAAAAGAAGCAGAGTTGCCTGAAATTAAAATAACTTCGGATTCATTAGCTTATATTATATACACTTCCGGTTCTACAGGAAAACCAAAAGGCGTAATGTTAACCCATGATAATGCGGTGGCATTTTTAGATTGGAGTATAGAAGAATTTGCTGCAACAGATTTTGATATTCTATATGCAGCAACATCACATTGTTTTGATTTATCTGTGTTTGAAATGTTTTATCCACTAAGCACAGGAAAAAAAATCAGAATTATTGCTAATGGATTATCCATTGCCGATTATATAGACAAAGACGAAAAGATCTTAATAAATACAGTTCCTTCCGTAGTCGATAATTTACTGGAAAGAGAAGTTTCTTTAAAAAATGTTTCGGCACTAAACATGGCAGGAGAACCTATTCCGATAGCCTTGAGCAATACTTTGATTAAATATCCAATAGAGATTAGAAATTTATACGGTCCATCAGAAGATACAACGTATAGTAGTTGCTACAGAATTGAGAAAAAGCATGAACACTCGCTTCCAATTGGAAAACCTATTTCGAACACCCATTTTTACATCTTATCAGAAGAATTAGCATTGCAAGGAGAAGGATTAATTGGCGAGATCTGTATTTCCGGAAGAGGATTATCAGCAGGTTATTTGAATAAACCAGATTTAACCGAAGAGAAATTTGTAAGCAATCCATTTGATTCCGAAACAAAACTGTATCGCACAGGAGATTTGGGGTATTGGATGCCGGACAAAAACATAGGTTTTGCAGGTAGAAAAGATCATCAGATAAAAATTCGCGGATATCGTATAGAACTTGGCGAAATAGAGCATGCTTTACAAGAAGATGATACAATAACAAATGCAGTAGTTCTTACTAAAGAGCATGCCGGAGAAAAACAAATCGTTTCTTATTTAAAGGGAGAAAAGATTGATATCCAGAAAACACGCAACAAGCTGTCTCAAAAATTACCGGGTTATATGTTGCCAACATACTATCTATTGTTAGACGAAATACCCTTAACATCTAATGGAAAAGTAGATAAAACAGAGCTTTTAAAACTGGAAGTTTTCAAAATTAAAACTTCAAATTATATAGCTCCAACCTCAGAAACAGAAGAGAGAATTGTAGAAATATGGCAAGAAATACTTGTCTTGGAAAAAATAGGAATAACGGATGATTTCTTCGAATTGGGCGGTCATAGTTTAAAAGCGACAGAACTATTATCAGTCATTCAGAAACAATTTGATGTATCGATAAACATTAAGGAATTATTTATGCATCCTACAATTCAGAATTTAGCCCTGAATATAGAAAATGTTAAGTGGTTGGAAGAAATTGATAGCGAGCGGTCTGTAAAAAAAATACTAATATAA
- a CDS encoding non-ribosomal peptide synthetase: METIFLIKELREKGVAVKLVEDQLEVSLLKENVEDEVVEIVRNNKEQIINYLQSISINKFKEVPKAKESASYPVSNAQFRIWFESQSTTASIAYHIPFEVKLEGDYDKNVLEEAIRYAINRHEILRTVFRLNSEKELQQHILSAKELNFNLDYKDFTEVEHSLRKVNEYIKEDLNISFDLENGPLLRAALLKYENNSYYYYCNLHHIICDAWSIPILKSEILTVYTALKANKLPELPELRIQYKDYTLWSLDNLKGESFFKQKNYWLDKFSSETPVLELPIKSNRPPVKTYNGQTLKTYFNKNISSAVNAYQKSKEGSLYMVMLSTLHVMLAKYTGNNDSIIGSPFAAREHMDLNNQIGFYTNTLAIRNRVEKSDSFDTFFAAVKQSILEAHNNQQFPFEELVKELKLKKDPSRNPLFDVMLVVLPKDGAKNEEQFDSEESLETITVEKSTTSKFDLLIYVEETENELLSLKVEYNTDLFEEKFIRQFIGHYKKIVELLLTKPQESISEFNYLEGHSGIQNLDLDINKYKKDTVIAFLEKQVIATPDAIALHFEEVKISYLQLNNYSNQIAKMLRDEYNVLPNTNIGVLLDRSQYNVIAMLGVIKSGGCYVPIDSKYQESQREYIIADAEITNILTTSNIKYSGRTEHINLISLDEFEYSDELVENTVIVNELDDSSFIIYTSGSTGNPKGVIQTHRMLSNLIQWNIYDSGISSGLRHLQYTSFSFDVSLQDVWFVLSSGGVLYVTPESMKLDFSTLSNYIIENKIEVLCFPFSAMTSFFDHTDTEFFKKNQLKDIISSGEQLIISGALERFLLEFPHVKLHNHYGPSETHVVTSFTISANTSDIIHYMPIGKPLANTTIYILDSNLQPVPEKVIGEIYIGGENIAKGYVKLPELTQTRFISNPLDSNQKLYKTGDLAYMAYSGNIIYLGRNDTQVKIRGFRIEPEEIEIQIQMFSNSIEHTVVEAKKINGENALVVYYVSNNELDKKEIVRFLNSRLPDYMVPNFYVKLENIPLTPNGKVNRKALPDVTLENSISREYVAPTNETEAKLVAIWQELLGIEKVGIEDNFFELGGHSLYIVRMIYKINEIFEIKINMKDVFTLQSIRELAKAIDDEILFKGGVNVSITEETTTNQNSEVWEI, from the coding sequence ATGGAAACAATCTTTTTAATTAAAGAACTAAGAGAAAAAGGGGTAGCGGTAAAGCTAGTCGAAGATCAGTTAGAAGTATCTCTGTTAAAAGAGAATGTTGAAGATGAGGTTGTGGAAATAGTAAGAAATAATAAAGAACAGATTATAAATTATCTGCAGTCTATCTCAATTAATAAATTTAAAGAAGTACCAAAAGCTAAAGAATCAGCTAGTTATCCTGTATCGAATGCACAATTTAGAATTTGGTTTGAATCACAGTCAACTACCGCTTCTATTGCTTATCATATTCCTTTTGAAGTTAAATTAGAAGGCGATTATGATAAAAATGTTTTAGAAGAAGCCATACGTTATGCAATTAACCGACATGAAATATTGCGAACAGTTTTTCGCCTGAATTCAGAAAAAGAATTGCAGCAACATATTCTATCTGCCAAAGAATTAAACTTTAATCTGGATTACAAAGATTTTACAGAAGTTGAACATTCTTTGCGCAAAGTAAACGAATACATCAAGGAAGATTTAAATATATCTTTTGATTTAGAGAACGGACCTTTGCTAAGAGCCGCTTTATTAAAATATGAAAATAATAGCTATTATTACTATTGTAATCTACATCATATTATCTGTGATGCGTGGTCAATTCCTATTTTAAAAAGCGAAATATTAACGGTTTATACGGCACTAAAAGCAAACAAATTACCAGAACTGCCAGAATTAAGAATTCAGTATAAAGATTATACGTTATGGAGTTTGGATAACCTGAAAGGAGAATCTTTTTTTAAGCAAAAAAACTATTGGTTAGATAAATTTTCAAGTGAAACACCGGTTTTAGAATTGCCAATTAAAAGTAATCGTCCGCCGGTAAAAACGTATAATGGACAAACTCTGAAAACCTATTTTAATAAGAACATTTCGAGTGCTGTAAATGCTTATCAAAAAAGTAAAGAAGGTTCCTTATATATGGTAATGTTGAGCACATTGCATGTAATGTTGGCAAAATATACCGGAAATAATGATAGCATTATAGGAAGTCCTTTTGCAGCCAGAGAGCATATGGATTTGAATAATCAGATAGGTTTTTATACCAATACTTTGGCAATTAGAAACCGAGTAGAAAAATCAGATTCATTTGATACTTTTTTTGCTGCCGTAAAACAATCCATATTAGAAGCGCACAATAATCAGCAATTCCCTTTTGAAGAATTAGTCAAAGAATTAAAACTTAAAAAAGATCCTTCGAGAAACCCTCTTTTTGATGTCATGCTTGTGGTTTTACCAAAAGACGGAGCAAAAAACGAAGAACAATTTGATAGTGAAGAGTCTTTAGAAACGATTACTGTTGAAAAATCTACTACAAGTAAATTTGATTTGTTAATCTATGTAGAGGAAACCGAAAATGAACTTTTATCACTTAAAGTAGAATACAATACTGATTTGTTCGAAGAAAAATTTATCAGACAATTTATTGGACACTACAAAAAAATAGTAGAATTACTCTTAACGAAACCTCAGGAAAGTATAAGCGAATTTAACTATTTAGAAGGACACTCTGGAATTCAAAATTTAGATTTAGATATAAATAAATATAAAAAAGATACCGTAATAGCATTCTTAGAAAAACAAGTAATCGCTACTCCGGATGCTATTGCGTTACACTTCGAAGAGGTAAAAATAAGCTATCTTCAATTAAATAATTATTCGAATCAAATAGCAAAAATGCTAAGAGACGAGTATAATGTTTTACCAAATACTAATATTGGTGTTCTGTTAGATAGATCGCAGTATAATGTTATTGCGATGTTGGGTGTTATTAAATCCGGCGGATGTTACGTTCCAATAGACAGTAAATATCAGGAAAGTCAAAGAGAATATATCATCGCAGATGCTGAGATAACAAACATACTTACTACTTCTAATATAAAATATAGTGGAAGAACAGAACATATCAATTTAATCTCTTTGGATGAGTTTGAATACTCAGACGAATTAGTAGAAAACACTGTTATCGTTAATGAATTAGATGATTCTTCTTTTATTATCTACACTTCAGGGTCAACAGGAAATCCAAAAGGAGTTATTCAGACACATCGAATGTTGTCTAATTTAATACAATGGAATATATATGATTCCGGTATTTCGTCAGGTTTAAGACATTTACAATATACTTCTTTTAGTTTTGATGTTTCTCTTCAGGATGTTTGGTTTGTGCTTAGTAGCGGCGGAGTATTATATGTAACTCCAGAATCCATGAAGCTGGATTTTAGTACTTTATCTAATTATATTATAGAGAATAAAATCGAAGTTTTATGCTTTCCATTTTCTGCTATGACCAGTTTTTTTGATCATACAGATACTGAATTTTTCAAAAAAAATCAGCTTAAAGATATTATATCGTCAGGAGAACAATTAATTATTAGTGGAGCTTTAGAAAGATTTTTACTGGAATTTCCTCACGTAAAGCTTCATAATCATTATGGACCTTCAGAAACCCATGTGGTGACTAGTTTTACAATCTCAGCAAATACCAGCGATATTATACATTATATGCCAATTGGTAAACCGTTGGCAAATACAACGATATATATATTAGACAGTAATCTTCAGCCAGTACCAGAAAAAGTAATTGGCGAAATATACATTGGCGGAGAAAACATTGCCAAAGGATATGTAAAACTACCGGAATTAACACAAACCCGATTTATTTCAAATCCATTAGATAGCAATCAAAAATTGTATAAGACCGGAGATTTGGCTTATATGGCTTATTCCGGTAATATCATTTATCTGGGAAGAAATGATACTCAGGTAAAAATAAGAGGTTTTAGAATTGAACCGGAGGAGATAGAAATTCAAATTCAGATGTTTTCAAATAGCATTGAACACACTGTTGTAGAAGCTAAAAAAATAAACGGCGAAAATGCCCTTGTCGTTTATTATGTGTCTAACAATGAATTGGATAAAAAAGAAATTGTACGTTTTCTAAACAGCAGGCTTCCGGATTATATGGTGCCAAATTTTTATGTAAAACTTGAAAATATTCCATTAACTCCAAACGGAAAAGTAAATAGAAAAGCCTTACCGGATGTTACGCTGGAAAACAGTATTTCAAGAGAATATGTAGCGCCAACAAATGAAACAGAAGCAAAGTTAGTGGCTATTTGGCAAGAGCTGTTAGGCATAGAAAAAGTAGGTATTGAGGACAACTTTTTTGAATTAGGAGGACACTCACTTTACATCGTTCGTATGATCTATAAAATCAACGAAATTTTTGAAATTAAAATAAACATGAAAGATGTATTTACGCTGCAAAGCATACGTGAATTGGCAAAAGCAATTGACGATGAAATACTATTTAAAGGAGGCGTAAACGTAAGTATAACAGAAGAAACTACAACAAATCAAAATTCAGAAGTATGGGAAATCTAA